Below is a window of Georgenia soli DNA.
CTCGTCGTCGACCTCGGCCCCGAGGGGGCCGACGTGCGCGAGGGCGACACGGCCGTCCTCTTCGGGGAGGGCGACGACGTCCCCTCCGCGGACGAGTGGGCCGAGGCCAGCGGCACCATCAACTACGAGATCGTCACCCGGCTCGGTGCCCGGGTGCCGCGCCTGCACGTCGACCCGGAGGCACGCCCGTGACGTACACGCTGACCCTCGCCGACCCCGACGCCACCCGCGACCTCGGGCGGCGCCTCGCGGCCTTGCTGCGGGCGGGGGACCTCGTCCTCCTCTCGGGCGACCTCGGGGCCGGCAAGACCACGCTCACCCAGGGCATCGGCGACGGGCTCGGGGTCCGCGGCCAGGTGGCCTCCCCGACCTTCATCATCGCCCGCGTGCACCCGTCGCTGGGCGCCGGCCCGGACCTGGTGCACGTGGACGCCTACCGGCTGGGCTCGCTCGACGAGGTGGACGCCCTCGACCTCGACACGTCCCTGGAGGACTCCGTCACCGTGGTCGAGTGGGGGGAGGGCAAGGTCGAGGCGCTCTCCGCCGACCGGCTGGAGATCCACGTGCGGCGCCCGCGCGGCTCCGACGGCGCACCCGACGCGGCCTCCCCCCTGCTGGAGGAGCTCGGCGCGCCGGCCGCCCGCGAGGTGGAGGTCCGGCCCGTCGGGCAGCGCTGGGCGGGGATCGACCTCACCGCCGCGCTGAGCACCGGACGGCCGTGAGCCTCCCGCGGCGCACCGTGCGGGGCGCGCTGACCGCGCTGCTCGTGGTGCTCCTCGCCGTCGTCCTCTCCCCGGGGGCCGCGGCGACCCCCGAGCCCGGTCCGGCGGCGCAGACACCGCCGGTGGCCGAGGGCGTGCCGGACCAGGTCGCCCAGTGGTTCCGCTCCAAGGCCGGCGACGTGATCGCCACCCAGGGCGGCGCGGAGCTCGACCTCGGCGCCGAGCAGCGCGCCGCCGTCCAGCTCGGGCTCGTGCGCACCGTCACCACCTGGTCCGCCGGCTTCCGCTCCCCGGGCGGCGACCCCCAGCCGCCCCTGGAGACGACGTCGCGATGGGTCAGCCCGATCGACCTGGACGGGCAGGGGGTCGGGGTCCTGGTGGCTGGCCTCGACGGCACCGGCACCGTCGTGGCCGAGCAGCTGCGCCACAGCCCGGACCTCGCGGACGCGTTGCTCGAGCTCGCGCCGGAACGCCCCGCCATCCACGACGTGCCCCTCGACGCGTGGTTCACGGTCGCCGACGGCGACGTCCTGCCGCTCGACGACGCCGCGCACGCCGCCCTCGCCGGGGCCGTCCCGCTCGAGGTCTACCGCTCCTTCGTCCAGGAGCGCTACGCGGTGTCGAACCCGAACCAGCCCGGCTCGGCCGTGCCCGACGAGCACTCCTGGGCGCCGGCGGTCTGGGTGGCCGCCGCCCTGCTGCTGCTCCTCGGCTGGGCCGGGGTCGTCGTGTGGCTGCGCCGGGAGAACGAGGCCGCCGACGTCCGCGAGCACCGCCCGCCCCGCCCGCGAAGCCTGCCGCGTTCCCGGCCCGGGCGACGCTGACCGGTTGCCGACGCCGCTGAGCGGACGCGGCGCCGAGGCGCACTACCCTGGACCGGTGCGCATCCTGAGCCTGGACACCTCCGGCGGCAGCTCCGTCGCCCTCGTCGAGACCGGCCCCGGCGGCGTCAGCGTGCTCGACCGGGCGGAGGGGGCCGACCCGCGCCGCCACGCCGAGAGCCTCGCCCCGCTCATCGCCGGTGTCCTCGACGGTGCGCCGGACCCCGTCGCCGTCGCCGTCGGCACGGGCCCGGCGCCCTTCACCGGTCTGCGCGCCGGGCTGGTGACGGCGCACGTCTTCGCCCGCGGCCGCGGGCTGGAGGTGCTGGGCGTGTGCTCCCTCGACGTCCTGGCCCGCCAGGCGCTCGACGTGCTCGGCCCGCGGGACGGCACCGCCGAGGTGCTGGTGGTCACCGACGCGCGCCGCAAGGAGGTCTACTGGGCCCGGTACCGGGCCGAGGGTCTCGACGACGTCGCCCGGCTCGCGGGGCCCGAGGTCGCCGCCCCGGCCGTGGTGGCCGAGGCGCACGCGGCCGCGCTCGCCGAGGGCCTCGCCGTCGCCGGTGCGGGGACGGTCCTCTACCCCGAGCTGCTGCCGGGCACGCCCGGGCTGCCGGTCGCCGTGGACCCGGCCGTGCTGGCCCGGATCGCCGCTGCCCGGCTCGCTGCCCGCGAGGCCGGCCGGGACGTCGAGCTCGGGACCGAGCCGCGATACCTGCGCCGGCCCGACGTGCACCCGGCCGCGGCGCCCAAACGGGCGTCCTGACCCGGATGGACGTGCGGCTGCGCCCCCTGCGCCTGGACGACCTCGACCGCGTCATGGAGCTGGAGGACCAGCTCTTCGGACCGGGCGCCTGGAGCCGCGGCGCGTACGTCGAGGAGCTCACCACGGCCCCGGGACGTACCTACGTGGCCGCCGTCGTCGGCACTGAGGAGCGGGAGCGGCTGGTCGGCTACGCGGGCCTGGCGGCCGCGGACGAGGCACAGGTCATGACCGTCGGCGTGGACGCGGCCTACCGCCGGCGCGGCATCGGCGCCCGGCTCGTCGACTCCCTCCTCGCGGCGGCACGCGAGCACGGGGCCCGCACCGTGCTGCTCGAGGTGCGAGCGAGCGACGAGGGGGCGCAACGGCTGTACCGCCGGGCGGGGTTCGAGCCGGTCGGACGCCGGCGCCACTACTACCAGGCGGAGCGCGAGGACGCCGTCGTCATGCGGGCCCGGCTGACACCCTCGCCCGGACCGGTCGGGACGGAAGGAGCAGGGCGTGCGTGAGCAGGTGCTGGTGACGGCGGAGGAGCTCGCCCAGGAGCTCGCCTCGGCGCGGCCGCCCGCCGTGCTCGACGTGCGGTGGTCGCTCGCCCGGCCCGACGGGCGCGCGGACTTCCGTGCCGGCCACGTCCCCGGTGCGGTGTTCGTGGACCTCGAGACCGAGCTGGCCGCCCCGCCCAGCGCGGCAGCCGGCCGCCACCCGCTCCCCGACCCCGCGGACCTGCAGGCCGCGGCCCGGCGCTGGGGGCTGCGCCGGGGGAGCCGCGTCGTCGTCTACGACGACGTCGGCGGCACCTCCGCCGCCCGCGCCTGGTGGCTGCTGCGCTGGGCCGGCCTGGAGGACGTGCGCATCCTCGACGGTGCCCTCGCCGCCTGGACCCGGGCGGGCGGGGCGCTGGAGAGCGGCGACGTCGTGCCCTCGGCGGGCGACGTCGTGCTCCCGCTGGCCGCGGGCACCGCCGGCCCCGGCATGCCCACCACGGACGCCGACGGCGCGGCCGCCTGGCCGGGCCACGGCCTCCTCCTCGACGCCCGGGCGCCGGAGCGTTACCGCGGCGAGGTCGAGCCGGTCGACCCGCGCGCCGGTCACGTCCCCGGCGCCCGCAGCGCCCCGACGACGGCGAACCTGGGGGAGGACGGGACGTTCCTGCCGGAGGGCGAGCTGCGCCGTCGCCTCGCGGAGGTGGGCGCTGACGAGGGGGCCGCCGTCGCCGTCTACTGCGGCTCCGGTGTCACCGCCGCGCACGCGGTCGCGGCCCTGGCCAGCATCGGCGTCGACGCCGCCCTGTACCCGGGCTCGTGGTCCCAGTGGTCCGCGGACCCCGCACGACCCGCTGCGACGGGTGCCCGGCCCTGACGGTGGATGACGGTGCTCGACGCGTCTCTCCGGGCTCCGCGACCGCCGCGCCCGACCGTGCCCGACGGGAGGTGAGTGGCTTTTCTGAACTCCCGAAGAGGCCGTCCCGTTCCCGCCGCGGCGTGTGAGGTCAGCCACACGACATGGAACTGACACCCCGTCATTTCGGCCGGTCGGCCCCCCCTCGGTCGCCGTCGGCCTCCCCGCGGGACGGGCCGTGGCCGGACTGTGACCCAGCACTCGGTACCATCAGGACTCATGGTCACGTCCACAGTGCCGACGACGCCGCGCCGAGCCAGATACACCACCGTCGCCCTGAAGTGGGCGATGGCGATCTCCGGCATCCTCTTCGTCCTCTTCGTCCTTCTCCACATGTACGGCAACCTCAAGGCCTTCTCCGGCCAGGAGGCCTTCGACGGCTACGCCGCCAGCCTGCGCACCCTGCTGTACCCGTACCTCCCCCACGAGGGCTTCCTGTGGATCCAGCGCGTGGTGCTGCTGGTTGCCGTCGTGGTGCACGCCGGGGCGGCCATCGCGCTCTGGCGCCGGGCCCGCACCGCACGGCCGCAGCGGTACGTCGTCACCAGGCGCACGGCGCAGACCTACTCGGCGCGCACCGTGCGCTGGGGCGGTCTCATCCTGCTCGCCTTCATCATCTTCCACCTGCTGCAGTTCACGACCCTGACGATCAACGTCGGCGGTGAGTTCGACAGCCCGTACGAACGGCTCGTGGCCGCGTTCTCGCACTGGTGGCTGTACCTCGTCTACCTGGTCGCGATCGTCATGCTCACCATGCACGTGCGCCACGGCGTGTGGAGCGCCCTGCAGACGCTGGGCGCCTCGGACCGCAGCCGCCAGCGGGCGATCAACCTTCTCGCGTACGTCGTCGCGGCGGCCCTGCTGATCGGGTTCATGCTCCCGCCCACCGCCATCCTGCTCGGCTTCGTGAACTGAGGACTGAACTACTGATGACTTCCACCATCGAGACCACCGACCTCGTCGCGGGCCTGTACCGCGAGGGCGCGGACATCGCGGACACGAAGGCGCCGGCGGGACCGCTGCAGAACCGCTGGGAGGAGCGCAAGTTCTCCGCCCGGCTCGTCAACCCGGCCAACCGCCGCAAGATGCACATCATCATCGTCGGCACCGGGCTGGCCGGCTCCTCCGCCGCGGCCACCCTGGGGGAGGCGGGCTACAACGTCAGCACGTTCTTCTACCAGGACTCCCCGCGGCGCGCACACTCGATCGCCGCCCAGGGCGGCATCAACGCCGCGAAAAACTACAAGAACGACAACGACTCCGTCTACCGGCTGTTCTACGACACGGTGAAGGGCGGCGACTTCCGCTCTCGCGAGTCGAACGTCTACCGCCTGGCCGAGGTCAGCGCGAACATCATCGACCAGGCCGTCGCCCAGGGCGTGCCGTTCGCCCGCGAGTACGGCGGCCTCCTCGACAACCGCTCCTTCGGCGGCGTCCAGGTCTCCCGCACCTTCTACGCCCGCGGCCAGACCGGTCAGCAGCTGCTCATCGGCGCCTACCAGGCGCTCGAGCGCCAGGTGGCCGCCGGCACGGTGAAGACCTACGCCCGTCACGAGATGCTCGAGCTCGTCGTCGTGGACGGCCGGGCTCGCGGGATCATCGCCCGCGACATGGTCACGGGTGAGATCGAGACCCACCTGGCCGACGTCGTCGTCCTCGCCACGGGCGGCTACGGCAACGTCTTCTACCTGTCGACGAACGCGATGGGCTCCAACGTCACCGCCACCTGGCGGGCCCACCGTAAGGGCGCCTACTTCGGCAACCCCTGCTACACGCAGATCCACCCCACGTGCATCCCGGTGGCCGGTGAGTACCAGTCCAAGCTGACGCTCATGTCCGAGTCGCTGCGCAACGACGGGCGGATCTGGGTGCCCAAGCGCGTGGAGGACTGCACCAAGGACCCGCGGGAGATCCCCGAGGAGGACCGCGACTACTACCTCGAGCGCATCTACCCGGCGTTCGGCAACCTCGTGCCGCGCGACATCGCCTCGCGCGCCGCGAAGAACGTCTGCGACGAGGGCCGCGGCGTCGGCCCGGAGGTCGAGGGGGTGCGCCGCGGCGTGTACCTCGACTTCGCCGAGGCCATCGGGCGCCTGGGCCGCGGAGCCGTGTCGGCGAAGTACGGCAACCTCTTCGACATGTACCAGCGCATCACCGGCGAGGACCCGTACGAGGTCCCGATGCGCATCTACCCGGCCGTGCACTACACGATGGGCGGGCTGTGGGTCGACTACGACCTGCAGTCGACCATCCCGGGCCTGTTCGTGACCGGCGAGGCGAACTTCTCCGACCACGGCGCCAACCGGCTCGGCGCGTCCGCGCTGATGCAGGGCCTCTCCGACGGGTACTTCGTGCTGCCGAACACGATCAACGACTACCTGGCGGACGCGCCGTTCGAGAAGATCCCGGACAGCCACCCCGCCGTCGTCGAGGCCCGGGAGTCCGTGCAGGCCCGCATCCACCACCTGCTGAGCACCAACGGCACCCGCTCGGTCGACTCCTTCCACAAGGAGCTCGGCCACATCATGTGGGAGTACTGCGGCATGGAGCGCAGCGAGCAGGGGCTGCAGAAGGCGATCGAGCTCATCCGGGCGCTGCGCGAGGAGTTCTGGCGCGAGGTGAAGGTCCTCGGCGAGGCCGACGAGCTGAACCAGGCGCTCGAGCGGGCCGGCCGGGTGGCCGACTTCCTCGAGCTGGGTGAGCTCATGTGCATCGACGCCCTGCACCGCCGCGAGTCCTGCGGCGGTCACTTCCGGGCCGAGTCCCAGACCGAGGACGGCGAGGCGCTGCGCCACGACGACGAGTTCGCCTACGTCGCCGCGTGGGAGTGGGGCGGGACCGACGGCGCGCCGGTCCTGCACAAGGAAGAGCTGAACTACGAGTACGTCGAGATGAAGCAGCGGAGCTACAAGTGAAGATCACCCTCAAAGTCATGCGCCAGGCCGGCCCGCACGCCGAGCCGCGCCTGGTGGCCTACGAGCTTCTGGGTGTCACGGAGGACATGTCGTTCCTCGAGATGCTCGACGTCCTCAACGAGGAGCTCACCGCCCGCGGCGAGGACCCGGTGGCGTTCGACTCCGACTGCCGCGAGGGCATCTGCGGCATGTGCGGCATCATGATCAACGGCCAGGCCCACGGTCCGGAGCGCACCACCACGTGCCAGCTGCACATGCGCTCCTTCAAGGACGGCGACACGATCACCCTCGAGCCGTGGCGCGCCAGCGCGTTCCCGGTCATCAAGGACCTCGTCGTGGACCGCTCGGCCTTCGACCGCATCATCCAGGCCGGCGGCTACATCTCCGTCAACACCGGCGCGGCCCCGGACGCCCACGCCACCCCGGTGCCCAAGGAGAACGCGGACCGCGCCTTCGAGGCCGCCGCCTGCATCGGCTGCGGCGCCTGCGTGGCCGCGTGCCCGAACGCCTCCTCGATGCTGTTCACCGCCGCGAAGGTCACCCACCTCGGCCTGCTGCCTCAGGGCCAGCCGGAGCGTGAGGCCCGCGTGGTCAACATGCTGCAGCAGCAGGACGCCGAGGGCTTCGGCGGGTGCACGAACATCGGCGAGTGCGCCGCGGTGTGCCCGAAGGAGATCCCGCTCGACGTCATCAGCACCCTCAACGCCGACCTCGGCCACGCGCTCGTGCGCAACAAGTAGCACCGGCCCCGCGTGCGGCGCCCCGCCGCCCCGCGTGGCAGCCGCCCCCGCGGGAGATCCGCCCGCGAGTCAGGCCCCCGGTCCTCGGACCGGGGGCCTGCGCCGTCTCAGGGCCTGGTACCTGGGTGCCCCTCCGCAGGCGCGCCCAGCGGTCGGGGGGCGGCGGCCGTCGCGTACCGCACGTGCTCGGGCGAGGGCGCCCGGGCCGCGTGCACGAGCCCCGCGCGCCGTCTCACGGCGTGGTACCCGCGCCGGCCCACGTGGGCGCGCGTCCGTCGTCGGGGTTAGGTTGAGGAACGGCGGGGCGTCCGCCGTCGTGAGAGGAACTTCGATCGATGAGAACCAACCGCCGGACCCTTCCGGCCGTCGCCGCCCTGCTCGCCACGATGGCACTCGTCGTCGGCTGCGGGTCCGGGGGCGGTGGTGACGACGCGACCGGGGGAGGCGCCTCCGACGCCGAGATCCACGTCGGCTCGCTGTACGAGCCGCAGAACCTGAGCAACGTGGACGGCGGGGGCCAGGGCGTCACCGAGGCGCTCAACGGCAACGTGTACGAGGGCCTGTTCAAGCTGACCGACGACGGCGAGGTCGAGAACCTCCTGGCCGAGGACTACACGGTCAGCGACGACGGTCTCACCTACACCGTCACCCTCCGCGACGGCGTCACGTTCCACTCCGGCAAGAAGCTCACCGCCGAGGACGTTCGCAAGAGCGTCGAGCGGGTCGTCGCGGAGAACTCCCAGTCCGCCCGGAAGTCCTCGTTCGAGCCGCTCGCCTCCGTGGAGGCCACCGACGACCGGACGGTCGTCTTCACGCTCGACACGCCCTCGATCTCCTTCCCCTACAACCTCAGCTACGTCTGGATCGTCAACACCGACGCCGGGGACCTCAAGACGCAGGAGGACGGCACCGGGCCCTACACCGTCGGGGACTGGACCCGCGGCTCGAGCCTGACGCTGAACCGGTGGGACGAGTACTGGGGCGACCCCGCGGCCAACGCCGAGGTCGTGTTCCACTACTTCACCGACGCCAGCGCCATGGGCAACGCCCTGCTGACCAACGAGGTCGACGTCCTCACCTCGGTCCAGAGCCCCGACGCCCTGGCGCAGTTCGAGAACAAACCGGACTACACGATCGCGGAGGGCACCTCCACCACCAAGGAGCTCCTCGCCTTCAACGACCGGGTCGCGCCGTTCGACAACGTCCAGGTCCGCAAGGCCGTCTACTCGGCGATCGACCGCGAGAAGCTGCTCAGCTCGATCTGGGGCGACTACGGGACGCTCATCGGCTCGATGGTCCCGCCGACGGACCCCTGGTACGAGGACCTCACCGACGTCAACCCCTACGACCCTGCCCTCTCCGAGAAGCTCCTCGCCGAGGCGGGCTACCCGGACGGGTTCTCCTTCACGCTCGACACCCCCACCTACGACCCCCACCCGACCGTGGCCGAGTTCGTGCAGAGCGAGCTGGCCAAGGTGGGCATCACCGTGAAGATCAACCCGATCTCCGCCGACGAGTGGTACACGAAGGTCTTCCAGAACCACGACTTCGAGGCCACGCTCCAGGAGCACGTCAACGACCGCGACGTCGTCTGGTACGGGAACCCCGACTTCTACTGGGGCTACGACAACCCGCAGGTCACTGCGTGGGTGAAGGAGGCCGAGCAGGCCAAGACCCCGGAGGAGCAGACCGCGAAGCTGCTCCAGGTGAACCGGCAGATCGCGGAGGACGCGGCCAGCGCGTGGCTGTACCTGTACCCGCAGATCGTCGTCTCCTCCAGCGACGTCACCGGCTACCCGGTCAACGGCCTGAACTCCCAGTTCTTCGTCTACGACATCACCAAGAGCTGACAGCCTGACAACCGAGCGGACCGGCGCCCCGGGGCGTCCGGTCCGCGCCACGCGGCCACGACGACGAGAGGAGGTTCCAGTGACCCGTTACGTCGCCCGGCGGACGCTGTTCCTGGTGCTCTCCCTCGCCGTCGCGATGGTGGTGATCTTCGCGCTGCTGCGCCTGCTGCCCGGCGACCCGGCGAACGCGCTGCTCTCGATCGACGCGACCCCGGAGCAGATCGCCGCGGCCCGTGAGCAGGTCGGGGCCGACGAGCCGGTGCTCACGCAGCTCACCACCTGGGTCGGGCAGGTTCTCTCCGGCAACCTCGGCACGTCGTTCATCAGCGGGCGCGAGGTGCTGCCCGACGTCGTGGACCGCCTCGCGGTGACGATCCCCCTCACGCTCATCTCCTTCGTCATCGCCGCCGTCCTGGCGAGCGTCGTCGGCTTCGTGGCCGCCTACCGGGCGGACCGGTGGTACGGGATCGCGCTCTCGGGGCTGGCGCAGCTCGGCATCGCGGTCCCGGTGTTCTGGGTCGGCATGATCCTGGTGTGGGTCTTCGCGCTGACCCTGGGCCTGTACCCCTCCGGCGGCTACCCGCGCGAGGGCTGGGAGGAGCCGGCCGAGACGCTGCGCTACCTCGCCCTGCCGGTCGCGACCATCGTCACGGTGATGACCGCCTCCCTCGCCCGGTACGTGCGCTCCGCCTCCCAGGACGCGCTGGGCAGCGACTACCTGCGCACCGCCCGCTCCCTGGGCAGCAGCCTCCCGCGCGCGTTCTGGCGGCACGGGGCGCGCAACGCCTCGGTGCCGGTCATCGCGATCCTCGGGGTGGAGCTGGCGACGACCCTGCTCGGTGCCGTGGTCGTCGAGAGCGTCTTCTCCCTGCCCGGTCTGGGCAGCATGCTCGTCCGCGCGATCGCGCAGCACGACTACCCGAGCATCCAGGGCGTCCTCCTCGTCACCACCCTCCTGGTGCTCCTCATCGGCTTCGCCGCCGACGTCCTCCAGCGGGTCGTCGACCCCCGGCTGCGGGCCCGCACGGCGGGGAGGGCGGCATGACGACGCCGGATCTCGAGCCCGTCGCGGTCGACCCCGCCGAGGGTGCACCCGCCGCCGGTCCGGCGGGCACGGGGGCCACGGGCGCCGGTCGCCGCCGGCGCCGCCGCTCGCCCACCCTGGTCATCGGTCTCGTGCTGCTCGCCGTCGTGACCGCCGTGGCGCTGGTGTCGCTCGTCTGGCTGCCCTACGAGCTCTCCGACACCTCCGGCGGGCGGCTGGAGCCGCCCGGCCCGCAGCACTGGCTGGGCACGGACACGCTCGGCCGCGACCTGTTCAGCCAGACGATGGTCGGCACCCGCATCGCGCTCACCGTCGGCCTCGGGGCCACGGCGGTGGCGATCGTGATCGGGGTGCTCGTCGGCGTCCTCGCCGCCCTCACGCCGCCGTGGCTCGACGACACCGTCGCCTCCGCCCTCGACATCCTCATCGCGTTCCCGACGCTCCTGCTCGCCATGCTCGTCGTCGCCGCGCAGGGCTCGAGCATGTGGACCGTCGTGCTCGCCATCGGGATCGGCTCCTCCGCCATCGCGGCGCGCTTCACCCGCATCCTGAGCCGGCGTGTGCTCGCGCAGCAGTACGTCACCGCCGCCCGCACGTCCGGCACCGGCACCCTCGGGCTGGTGGTCCGGCACGTGCTGCCGAACATCTGGCCGAGCCTCGTGGTCAACGTCGCCGTCCTGTTCGGCGTGGCCGTGCTGGCCGAGGCGAGCCTGTCCTACCTCGGACTGGGCGTGCCGCCGCCGAACGCCTCGCTGGGCCGCCTCCTGCAGGAGGCCCAGGGCACCGTGACCACGGCGCCGTGGGCCGCGATCGCGCCCGGACTCGTCATCGTCGCCATGGTCCTGGGGGCCAACTTCCTCGCGGACGGCCTGCGCGACCGCTTCGACCCGGCCCGGAGGGGGAACCG
It encodes the following:
- the tsaE gene encoding tRNA (adenosine(37)-N6)-threonylcarbamoyltransferase complex ATPase subunit type 1 TsaE, whose amino-acid sequence is MTYTLTLADPDATRDLGRRLAALLRAGDLVLLSGDLGAGKTTLTQGIGDGLGVRGQVASPTFIIARVHPSLGAGPDLVHVDAYRLGSLDEVDALDLDTSLEDSVTVVEWGEGKVEALSADRLEIHVRRPRGSDGAPDAASPLLEELGAPAAREVEVRPVGQRWAGIDLTAALSTGRP
- the tsaB gene encoding tRNA (adenosine(37)-N6)-threonylcarbamoyltransferase complex dimerization subunit type 1 TsaB → MRILSLDTSGGSSVALVETGPGGVSVLDRAEGADPRRHAESLAPLIAGVLDGAPDPVAVAVGTGPAPFTGLRAGLVTAHVFARGRGLEVLGVCSLDVLARQALDVLGPRDGTAEVLVVTDARRKEVYWARYRAEGLDDVARLAGPEVAAPAVVAEAHAAALAEGLAVAGAGTVLYPELLPGTPGLPVAVDPAVLARIAAARLAAREAGRDVELGTEPRYLRRPDVHPAAAPKRAS
- the rimI gene encoding ribosomal protein S18-alanine N-acetyltransferase, yielding MDVRLRPLRLDDLDRVMELEDQLFGPGAWSRGAYVEELTTAPGRTYVAAVVGTEERERLVGYAGLAAADEAQVMTVGVDAAYRRRGIGARLVDSLLAAAREHGARTVLLEVRASDEGAQRLYRRAGFEPVGRRRHYYQAEREDAVVMRARLTPSPGPVGTEGAGRA
- a CDS encoding sulfurtransferase; translated protein: MREQVLVTAEELAQELASARPPAVLDVRWSLARPDGRADFRAGHVPGAVFVDLETELAAPPSAAAGRHPLPDPADLQAAARRWGLRRGSRVVVYDDVGGTSAARAWWLLRWAGLEDVRILDGALAAWTRAGGALESGDVVPSAGDVVLPLAAGTAGPGMPTTDADGAAAWPGHGLLLDARAPERYRGEVEPVDPRAGHVPGARSAPTTANLGEDGTFLPEGELRRRLAEVGADEGAAVAVYCGSGVTAAHAVAALASIGVDAALYPGSWSQWSADPARPAATGARP
- a CDS encoding succinate dehydrogenase cytochrome b subunit; protein product: MVTSTVPTTPRRARYTTVALKWAMAISGILFVLFVLLHMYGNLKAFSGQEAFDGYAASLRTLLYPYLPHEGFLWIQRVVLLVAVVVHAGAAIALWRRARTARPQRYVVTRRTAQTYSARTVRWGGLILLAFIIFHLLQFTTLTINVGGEFDSPYERLVAAFSHWWLYLVYLVAIVMLTMHVRHGVWSALQTLGASDRSRQRAINLLAYVVAAALLIGFMLPPTAILLGFVN
- a CDS encoding fumarate reductase/succinate dehydrogenase flavoprotein subunit, which translates into the protein MTSTIETTDLVAGLYREGADIADTKAPAGPLQNRWEERKFSARLVNPANRRKMHIIIVGTGLAGSSAAATLGEAGYNVSTFFYQDSPRRAHSIAAQGGINAAKNYKNDNDSVYRLFYDTVKGGDFRSRESNVYRLAEVSANIIDQAVAQGVPFAREYGGLLDNRSFGGVQVSRTFYARGQTGQQLLIGAYQALERQVAAGTVKTYARHEMLELVVVDGRARGIIARDMVTGEIETHLADVVVLATGGYGNVFYLSTNAMGSNVTATWRAHRKGAYFGNPCYTQIHPTCIPVAGEYQSKLTLMSESLRNDGRIWVPKRVEDCTKDPREIPEEDRDYYLERIYPAFGNLVPRDIASRAAKNVCDEGRGVGPEVEGVRRGVYLDFAEAIGRLGRGAVSAKYGNLFDMYQRITGEDPYEVPMRIYPAVHYTMGGLWVDYDLQSTIPGLFVTGEANFSDHGANRLGASALMQGLSDGYFVLPNTINDYLADAPFEKIPDSHPAVVEARESVQARIHHLLSTNGTRSVDSFHKELGHIMWEYCGMERSEQGLQKAIELIRALREEFWREVKVLGEADELNQALERAGRVADFLELGELMCIDALHRRESCGGHFRAESQTEDGEALRHDDEFAYVAAWEWGGTDGAPVLHKEELNYEYVEMKQRSYK
- a CDS encoding succinate dehydrogenase/fumarate reductase iron-sulfur subunit, translating into MKITLKVMRQAGPHAEPRLVAYELLGVTEDMSFLEMLDVLNEELTARGEDPVAFDSDCREGICGMCGIMINGQAHGPERTTTCQLHMRSFKDGDTITLEPWRASAFPVIKDLVVDRSAFDRIIQAGGYISVNTGAAPDAHATPVPKENADRAFEAAACIGCGACVAACPNASSMLFTAAKVTHLGLLPQGQPEREARVVNMLQQQDAEGFGGCTNIGECAAVCPKEIPLDVISTLNADLGHALVRNK
- a CDS encoding ABC transporter substrate-binding protein, which produces MRTNRRTLPAVAALLATMALVVGCGSGGGGDDATGGGASDAEIHVGSLYEPQNLSNVDGGGQGVTEALNGNVYEGLFKLTDDGEVENLLAEDYTVSDDGLTYTVTLRDGVTFHSGKKLTAEDVRKSVERVVAENSQSARKSSFEPLASVEATDDRTVVFTLDTPSISFPYNLSYVWIVNTDAGDLKTQEDGTGPYTVGDWTRGSSLTLNRWDEYWGDPAANAEVVFHYFTDASAMGNALLTNEVDVLTSVQSPDALAQFENKPDYTIAEGTSTTKELLAFNDRVAPFDNVQVRKAVYSAIDREKLLSSIWGDYGTLIGSMVPPTDPWYEDLTDVNPYDPALSEKLLAEAGYPDGFSFTLDTPTYDPHPTVAEFVQSELAKVGITVKINPISADEWYTKVFQNHDFEATLQEHVNDRDVVWYGNPDFYWGYDNPQVTAWVKEAEQAKTPEEQTAKLLQVNRQIAEDAASAWLYLYPQIVVSSSDVTGYPVNGLNSQFFVYDITKS
- a CDS encoding ABC transporter permease, which gives rise to MTRYVARRTLFLVLSLAVAMVVIFALLRLLPGDPANALLSIDATPEQIAAAREQVGADEPVLTQLTTWVGQVLSGNLGTSFISGREVLPDVVDRLAVTIPLTLISFVIAAVLASVVGFVAAYRADRWYGIALSGLAQLGIAVPVFWVGMILVWVFALTLGLYPSGGYPREGWEEPAETLRYLALPVATIVTVMTASLARYVRSASQDALGSDYLRTARSLGSSLPRAFWRHGARNASVPVIAILGVELATTLLGAVVVESVFSLPGLGSMLVRAIAQHDYPSIQGVLLVTTLLVLLIGFAADVLQRVVDPRLRARTAGRAA
- a CDS encoding ABC transporter permease, translated to MTTPDLEPVAVDPAEGAPAAGPAGTGATGAGRRRRRRSPTLVIGLVLLAVVTAVALVSLVWLPYELSDTSGGRLEPPGPQHWLGTDTLGRDLFSQTMVGTRIALTVGLGATAVAIVIGVLVGVLAALTPPWLDDTVASALDILIAFPTLLLAMLVVAAQGSSMWTVVLAIGIGSSAIAARFTRILSRRVLAQQYVTAARTSGTGTLGLVVRHVLPNIWPSLVVNVAVLFGVAVLAEASLSYLGLGVPPPNASLGRLLQEAQGTVTTAPWAAIAPGLVIVAMVLGANFLADGLRDRFDPARRGNR